In the genome of Oncorhynchus mykiss isolate Arlee chromosome 30, USDA_OmykA_1.1, whole genome shotgun sequence, the window cttaagatgctttttgGGAACCTGGGCCCTGATCCACTATGTGTTTAGACATTTTATGATTATGATAATTATGTtgttacctcacacacacacacacacacatcttgatAACATGTGTTTAATGTACAGCTGGGACATCAACGTGTTGCTTTACATGAAGCATTTAATGACATATTTAAAGAAAGGATTTGTCCCTAGCTGATATCCCGGGTTATCTCCTCTGCAACATCTGTTTGTCAGAATGGGTCAGCCAGTGGTGTTAAAACCAACTGTTTGCTTCTAGAAAACATCTGCCCATGGCCCCTGCTGGCAGTGGGAGTGAGAAGAGACAACACAGGGCCTGCCTCTCAGCATCCAgcggacctgggttcaaatactattagaAATCGTTCAAAATACTTTGAGCGCTTGCTCTAGCTAGCCTGTCTGGAGTTGTCAGATGGGCAAGGTTTGCAGGTTTTGGACATTTTGTAAATGTAGACCACAGGACAGTAAAGCAGCAGATAACAGCAGTGGCCAGAGCCATGGAATTATATTATACCATCATCATTTGGGTTTGATACCACAACTAGCACTTGGAAAAAAAACTAGGAGTATGAATTCAAACAAGGTCTTCATTAACAAAGTATGTCCATATCACTAAGGTATAGGTTCACTGGAAATGAGTAGTTAAGGACTTTTAAGAGCAAGGTAGCAACACCCAGAGCTGTGGATTAAAGAGGTCTCGTCCCAGAGGGCACTCTGTTTTTCCaggacatcatcatcatcagggcTTGACTTTACTGGATATGTGACACATAACAGACTGTACAGGATGTCATGTCATCATATGATACAACATTACACTTGGGAGTTGTTCACTTATCAGGCATATAATATGGGACGTTTGACTTATACATGACATTTACAGGGGACATATACTTGACCTTACAGTAAACGTGTTGCATGCTGTGTCATGTCATGCCcgcttgtaaaaaataaaataataatctacACTTGGAGTAGTTCACTGGTGATGGATGAATTCATCTGAATTAAGAAAAACAAAAAGGTCATAGGTcgcatacacagatttgcaggtgtTATAGCAGGTGCAAGGAAATACTTGTGTTATTAGCGTCAAAAATGCAGTAAAATGTCTAGCAAGTACCATATGAACACAAATAATCACAAAAATCTCAACAATAAATCAAGAAATGACAGAATGGGTCCAATCAACAACCTAGAGTAAATATATCAGAGTGAGCTGAGCATGTGTCAGAATCCAGAGTATAAGTaggtggtgtgtatagacagtatatcattTGGAAAGAAAATGTTATGTAGACCGATTGGCAGTATTTCAGTTACTTAGGAGTACATTTAATTACATTGGGCTGAACTACACtccaatgtattttgtaacaagatACTTTCAAGAGCTGTAATTTGTTTTTTCAAAATAATTTTCTATACCATTTTCTATACCATTTTTAATAGTGGTTCACCATTTTGTGGACACCTTTCACCCTGCATTGGTATAAACAGtctgatggcactatggtgtgataAGAGCGTCTGAATTGTTTTAGGACATTTTTACttattaataaaacatttaaagctgaaatgtcgagtcaataagtattcaacccctttgttatggcaacccTAAACAAGTTccaagagtaaaaatgtgcttaacaaagaCACATAATAAGTTGTGTGACTAACTATGTGTGCAATAATACTGTTAAACATAATTTTTTTAATGgcctctctgtaccccacacattcaattatctgtaatgtccctaattgtaatgtccctcagttgagcagtgaatttcaaagacAGATTCAACCACGAAGACCAGGAAACTTGTCCAATGCCTCACACTGctgaataagtcaagaggtaatacttactttctgaaggcactgtaccactAGAGCAAATTAGCCTTCCCCACCAGTGAGACGGTCATGGGCTGCATTTGGCTTATGCATTGCTGACAGGCATTCTTTCCTTCCTCCCAGTCGTACATGTGAATTTCCACGCTACATTGCAAAACCCACGTCTTGTGTGAGGCATTCACTATCTTGAACTTTGATGGATGTTACCTTGCTGATCATCCACTGAGTCAGGGGAGAAGAGTTATAGCAACCGCAAATATGGTTGATTTATCAGTCTCCTGCTCCAGAGCTGGATCTGGTACACATTTCAGGGAAGGCCAGGCACATACCTGGAACAGGAATATGATCAAAAGCATATTTACCAGTATTTCAGATTAGCGGTCGATGACCGATATGGCAGGAATTCCTCTGATCACAGAACAGTTGCAGTTAAGAATTGCGGAAACATCTTTTTTTCCCCTTAGGGCTAAATCACCCATTATATTTGCTCCATTGACTACTGTACATTTCAGAATAGGAAATGCACATTTCATGCATGTCACATTCTCAAAAAAACAGGTTACAAAATGTAAAATACACCCAAGTGATGTTAAACCTTAGAATGAAATGCGGAATATGAACAATGTATGATAATAGGAACCATCTATTCATAAACAGTATGTCCATACCAGCATAATATAGTTTAATTGGAAATGACTAGCTATAAAGCACTTGAGGGCTAaggaaattaaaaattaaaaacagaacaaGAGTTAAAGTAATGTTGAACAGACGGAATCATTTCACAGGTGTTTCCAGCCACGTGAAACATCCTTTACTTATCTGAAGTACACTGCCAGTACAGCATGTGGTAAAACGTTCCAAGTGACTCTTTTCACACTCGTTTCACAATATGGCACCTTGAACATCACCTTGCTCCCCCCTGGTGTCTCACTCAACATTTTGCTTTGTTCATTACACTTATGCTTGATTGACCATTTAGCGCTCGCGTCAATGTACAGTAGACTTCTTTGGTCAAGCTAAAGAATGAAAGCTAATCAACAAGTCATTAACATTCCCTTTATTGCATCAGTTGTGTGTGACAAGGGAATTTACAAAAAAacggacattaaaaactgtcaGTCTGTGGTTAACTGTATACATATTGTACAGACGCAGTAAAAGACACGGCAACATAAGTTACTACTACTGCAAATGAGCCTTTCCCTCCAGTGAAAAGGTTGTGTACCAAATGTGGCCCAATGGCGCCATCAGGTGGATATTTTATGTAAATGAAAAGTTATCCACTTGGTTTCAATCAGTCTATCAAATGCAGTCTTTCTTGACCGCAATCAATGTTCTCGCCAACAGACACACTAATAACGCAATGTCTTTACCGCACATGTCTTGCCATTCAAAAATAAAAagccacataaaaaaaaaaaatctacccATGATCCAAATGAACCCATTTTTGATTTCCCCCAAAGCAGTTCATATGTAGGTCAGGTAGTCGTCTATTTACAACGAAAACATTGGACAATACCTTAATGACACACAAACTCAGGAACAAATGCGTTTTCCACTAGTGTCTGGATAATATGCGCGTCAAAGATATACCAAGGGATTACAAATAACAGTTCAAATGTTTCAATAACAATAACATCTATATCATGTGTACTGGGTAGACGGAGCACTGGACCATTCACACAACCAGGGGCTGGAcacgggagaagagagaggagtgtgagggTGTCTGAGGGGGAAAGCTGTAGGACAGTCCCTGAGGGTTAGTGCACCCAGACTTTGGATCAAAACCCAAATCAAAGCCCAGGTTTCAACCAGATCTAGGCCTCAGTCCGCGTTCTGCCTGAGaatcctcttctcttcctctacgAAACTCTTGTCAGAGGTGGCCTGGCCCAGATCCCgcttcctcttctccttctgttggaagctctctaccctcctcttttTTGCTGACACGGATTCCTTGTCTCCGTCCTCGTCTACAACAGGGAGAAAACAGCACGTCAGAATTGTAATTCAGAAATGAACTGAGATTGCATAGCCACCTACTGTGCTTAAGTCTTGCCTAACCAGCACCGATTTCCCCCCTGCTATAAATATCAAGTTACTGTTTatcagagcgggagagagagtcaTTATTTTCTGTATGACAGTCATTGAGAGATGTGCAGGCATAGATATAGAACCCAGGCAGATAAGCAGATACAACAGAGTTAAAGATGGTGGCGTGGCGTAAGTTCACTCCACAGTTTGAAATGTCTCCACTCGCGTCACAGAATTGCTAACTTCTCAGTGGCACAACTGGCTAGTACGTTGTCAACTGGCTAGTACGTTGTCAACTGGCTAGTACGTTGTCAACTGGCTAGTACGTTGTCAACTGGCTAGTACGTTGTCAAGCGAGCAGTAATGTCGGTTTGCGAGTCATTGGGCCCTGGCTCAAGCAGCTGTATGAACTTGTACAGTGTACCTTGGGTAGTACTAAATAAGATGGAAACTATACCACAGACAAAAAGGGGAAACCCAGACAAATCACAGGGGCTATAAATCTGAAGCATCCGTTTAGAACTTTGCCGCTAAATATTTACTTTACCCTTtctaaaagtttttaaaaaaattgCATTGCTTAGGAGTGCAAGGGCGAATGTAAGTTTATTGGGTCGCATACACAGTTTAGCAGGTGAAATAGCAGTGCAATGAACTAACTAGCTCCTAACAAGGCAGTCGGATGTCAAACAATTACAATTGTACgaaaaatacaacaaaaagcAAGATTAAGAATGGCGGGAACGAATccaattaacaacccaaatagcactgtagCAGTATCAAAACGTAATTAtgcatacagcaccagtcaaaagttgacacacctagaCAGTCAAGAGTTttttttccctttattttttctattttctatattgaagaataatagtgaagacaaaactatgaaataacacatggaatcatgtagtaaccgaaaaatctaaatatattttatatttgagaatcttcaaagtagccaccctttctttgccttgatgacagctttgcacactcacaatccagtatataaataaatggtgtgTATAAACCAAACAACCAAATACAATTTAGAGTAGTAGAAATATTAGAATAAGCTATGGTCGGGGATACAGTGACCAAACAGGAAGTGACCAGTGGTTCAATGTCTCTACGAGATGGGAAAGCAGCATTGGCTTTGAGTGCGTATGAGTGActtttgtgtgagtgagtgtgcatcACCTGGTATGCTGAGTGAGTGTGTTTCAGTAGTCGTTCAGTAGGCGCTCCCTaacagaaatatgcaaatacataaTAAAACGCACCAATAGGATCTTGCTAGTTCTTGCTCGTTTCTGCCCATTTTTCTTCATTTGCTCCAATTTGAAAGAACACCAATGATAAATATTGGGTTAGTTATCAGTATTTTTGCCTATACTAAAGCAGGCCAGTCATACAGTTATTGTTTCCCCCTACCTGAATCTGATAGCTGTTCCTCTGTGGGCAGGAAGACAGCGTTGCCCATGTGAGGCTGTGGAGCGTCTTCTCCGTTATCCTCGTAGATGTTGGACCACTTTATGGCCATGTCCATACCTGGGGGAGCTCCCTTCTTGGGCTTCTCCGTTTCTGTGGCGTAACTCTGAGGAGGGGGCACCGCATTTGTCTTCCACATCTTGAACTCCTTGGCAGGCTGCAGGCAAAAGATACTCATAATCAACTCCCCTTTTactgaaaaaaaaacaaaaagggTTCCCCTATTCATCGGTGCCTTAAGGGTACGGTTTACAATGCATGGGGTTATAATACAacacctatccggtgtatgtgacaaaacatATACACtaagtggccagtttattaggtaaacCTCATTCACAAAAATAGTTTGCGCCTACAGACAGTGAATCACGTGGCCTGCTATATAATGCAGGTAGACAGGCATCgagacattcagttactgtttgattgaatgttagaatggaca includes:
- the LOC110521787 gene encoding UPF0690 protein C1orf52 homolog; translated protein: MVDKKKPDSFHYFMSYDDLSDSSDSNSSDSDEQGQKKSRGKGEDDATGSGNKSPQHGTKRAVSGAPLPKPDELFKSVAKPSFLYNPLNKQIDWESRAVKAPEEPAKEFKMWKTNAVPPPQSYATETEKPKKGAPPGMDMAIKWSNIYEDNGEDAPQPHMGNAVFLPTEEQLSDSDEDGDKESVSAKKRRVESFQQKEKRKRDLGQATSDKSFVEEEKRILRQNAD